The Solicola gregarius DNA window CCCGACCGCGGCCGACACGGTCGGCATCAAGGTGCGCGGCAGGCGGTGGCAGGCGGTACTGGTCGGCGGCATCTTCGCCGGGTTGGGCGGTGCGTTCTACACCGTCGGCTCGACGGGTGCGTTCGACAAGGACGTGTCCGCTGGCACCGGCTTCATCGCGCTCGCGGCGCTCATCATGGGCCGCTGGCATCCGGTCGGTGCGGCGCTCGCGGCGCTGTTCTTCGGCTTCGTCTCGCAGCTGCAGACCCAGCTGCAGATCCTCGCGAAGCTGCCGACCGAGCTGCTCGCGATGACGCCGTACCTCGCGACGATCATCGTCGTCGCCGGGTTCGTCGGCCGGGCCATTCCGCCCGCGGCCGACGGAGAACCGTACGTTAAGTCCTGACATGACCACTCGCGATGACATCGACTGGCCGGCCTTGCGGTCGGCCGCGGCGGAGGCGATGACGCGGGCGTACGCGCCGTACTCGCAGTTCCCCGTTGGAGCCGCCGCACTCGTCGACGACGGTCGCGTGGTCGTCGGCTGCAACGTCGAGAACGCCGCGTACGGTGTCACGCTCTGCGCGGAGTGTGGGTTGGTCTCGGATCTGGCGGTCGGCGGCGGCGGGCGGCTCGTCGCGTTCACCTGCTGCGGCGGCGACGGCCGACGCCTGATGCCGTGCGGCCGCTGCCGGCAGCTGCTGTGGGAGCATGGCGGGCCCGAGCTGCTCGTCGACACGCCGGCCGGCGTACTGACGATGGATGCCGTGCTGCCGCAGGCGTTCGGCGCGGACGATCTCGAGTCG harbors:
- a CDS encoding cytidine deaminase — protein: MTTRDDIDWPALRSAAAEAMTRAYAPYSQFPVGAAALVDDGRVVVGCNVENAAYGVTLCAECGLVSDLAVGGGGRLVAFTCCGGDGRRLMPCGRCRQLLWEHGGPELLVDTPAGVLTMDAVLPQAFGADDLESREGR